From the Bacillus rossius redtenbacheri isolate Brsri chromosome 12, Brsri_v3, whole genome shotgun sequence genome, the window CACCATGCCTACATCAGCTAGCAAGAATCCCTTTTCATTTTCCCGACTACTTTTAAGTCTTAATAGTGCAGCTGGACTTCTAGACTTGATCCCATAAGAGTTTTCCTTCTTgtttttctgaataaatatttttttttttagattttggaACCTATAACACTATTCATATTTattgtttacataattttttgtgcTAATAATCTTTATCATATccaaaactatattattttttattaagcaCTTTATTTCAATAGTTCTTGTTTTTACTGAAAAGTATTGATTATTATTGATGGAATCAAGTAGAAAACAGCATGTACCTAGTATGTAGTATCAAAATTATGTTACCGTCCCAACTCaacataaaatgtattaaaatggtGCCAAAATAGCAGACAGTATTTCTCGGCTTTGACGTTGTTACTATTCAGTCATAATGGTGGTGATGTTAGTTCCTCTATGTAATTTAAGAATATCCAATGACATTGAGAGTGTTTCTTTTACAGCACAGTCTGGAAGCTGCGAGAAGTGCCCTTTCGTGGCCAACTCTGTGGACGAACTGACGTCTCACATGGAGCAACACATGTCTCGGCCCGGCGCTATCTTCAAGTGCTATTATTGCCCCTTTTACGTCTCATCGAAAAGGTGAACGCACGAATATAATGTTTTTGTACTAAAACTGTCTTCTttaatgtgcattttttttttaaaacagcaaTGTTGTTACAAGTGACTACAAAGgtttttatttaagtgaaataaaatgtagctaGTTTTCAGGAGTTTTATCATTACTTTTTACATCACCAAGTGTTTggcattcaaattttttaaacttgtgGGAAAATTGTAATACGTAgtgaatgcagttttttttataaagtatagtactttttttttaaattataaccaCGTAAAATAAATTACGCAACAAGTAACAGTGGCACGCTGACTTGTGGGGTATTTCAGCAATTGACCAGCTGCAGGACTTGGGAGGCAAGGCTGTGATTGGTGCCTGCGGTCGGTGCTGGGGCTCTGGTGATAGGCCTGTTGGGGGCGCAGGGGCGGAGAGCATGGCGGGTCACGCCTCCTGGGGTCACTTGGGCGGCATCGGTGGTAGGGAGTGACAGACTCTGGCACCAGAGCGAATGCCCTCAGCTGGGCTCCGGGTTTTTCTTAAGCGGGGTTGGCAGAGCTGGGTCACCGGTGTGACTACCCGCGTAAACTGTCTCGCTGCTGGCGGGATGGCTGGGCGGCGAGAACACAGGCTTGTGCCACGGCTCAGTTGTGTGCTTTCACGTGGACAGGGTATACCTCCTCAGCCAGTCAGGCCAATAGGGCTTGCCGCTGCTTCACTCCCCACCTATTTCGGGAGGGCACAAGGCCGGACGGGGTGGGAGCAAGGAGAAGAAGTTGTTCACAGGCATCTGGCAGCTGCCAGTAGTGCGGTGTTCCTGTCAGGTCGACCCATCCTCGGGTGTGACTATTTCCCCGGCGGACCCCATTTCGCGGGACACATCCAGTACCCAAGCGTTCGGTATCGTGGCAACTGTGGGCGGCGAATCCGCAGTGGGCTTTTTTTTTCTGGCCAATCAGTGTCGCAGGGTACTGCATCCACTGAGAGCCCTCCCCGTGCTGTGTCTGCAAGGAACGAGGCAGGTCACTTGTGAACAGAGGTAGCGTGAAGTTACTGACGGGGTTATTGCAGTATGATGATCCACACCTGCCCCCTGGCTGGCTCTAGAAGTACACGCTAAAGCAGCAACTGCTGGCGGAGGTGGCGAGGGAGGCTCAGTAGGGCTTGCGGCCCTAAGGCAACTCCTTGGCCACTGCCTGTTGCTCAGGGCAAGCACGAAGGAGGAGGAAGGGCTTGGATGGTGGTCAGGGCACCCCTCCTTCCAAGGCTTATGAAGGGGTGGCGAGAAACTGTGCGGTGGGTTGCCTGCTTCCAGGCGCTGGCACGGTGCCTTGCGCAATATAAACAGTGCagatatgtttaaaaaatatatgaatacaaATCAGTGTAAACAAACTTACATATTAATtatgaataaaacaaaaatggcTGAAGAAACCCTACACTTAAAAGAACAAATCATTTTAAGTCAAAAGATTGTTTTAgtaactgaaaataaatttttactatcaGAAATCTACAAACTTATCAACCGTAATCAAGTGTCAGGGCAGATTTGGATGTtagtttgttaaatatttttatcagtgataatgttgtcattttttttttttttgcttcttgtTATGAACTGACATATTTAGTGATTGTGTAGTTTTGGGAGatgtttgtataattttgttGGGAGTGTACTTGTGATGATGTCGCAGCAGCTTGTAGCATAGTCGCGACGTGACTCGATGTGGTGGTTGTGTTGCGCAGAGAGCTCCTGCAGCACATGTCCCTCCATGGAGTGCCGGAGCCCGACTCTGCACAGTCGAAGCTGGCCTCCAAGTCAAACACTTCCAAGTCTGCCGAGGGAGAAACACGAGAGGTAGGTTCCACTCTTTCTGTAGTTTGGAGCAGGCTCGTTTCACGTCGAGTCATCCCATTGGCACGACAACAAAGCCAAACAGTTGTTCACACCGTCTCTTCTTGGTCCGCTAACACTTTATTGATCTTTGATCTGTTGTACATGTAAATCGTTGGCTCGTAGCAATGCAGATAGTCTCAGGGCAAAACTCGGTCTGGGAAGAATTGTAGACATAGTCTATTATTAATTCAGATGGGTGAACGGGCAAAACTCGGGGTCTGGGAAGAATCGTAGACATAGTCTATTATTAATTCAGATGGGTGAACGATGATTGGTTCATTTAGCAGTGCTGACAGCTGTGTTGTATATAGtgcaagtacagtagaacccgtttatagtgaacccgcatataatgaattcccgtttattgtgaatttccgtctcagtcccggcaaaatgatgtgaggttatgtattaatttattggatatagctcacaacttttgtcaatgttgatatgttttcccgtgtaccacgaacaaattttgccgacataatgcacatttatctcaaatattttcatacaattacaagttttttcacaaaacgtctattctggatcataTTTATTGAAGTTGTTCttcgcaatacgctactcgattgtccactgtttatattataaacaagtcatattcgagtggcctcggtaggctacgtgtagccaaaaattgtgatcagtttggtgaaaataaaaatagttttccctgcatggTTTAAGAATGGGCGAAGGCGTGTActattaatatgttatcaaaattaaacataaatttccGCCACACAATTACGTAtctacattatagcagcaaattcaatatttttacgtctcatttttatcgttcacattacggacattttgatcgagtaaggttcgtaagacaaCCACTAGacagaactctgtggactaaatttttccatagaaaaaaagaacatttcgttcccgctttagcaactgcgatactaaatgatacgtagtgatctttgatgcgacagactcgttattttttgtttatttactttttacggtaaaaagaatttcgtgttattaagctgcaaatgtgcttcaataagaaatacgtacataaaaaaggttgaaaaacgcggtaaaaaacgtaaggcattatctgtgcgagataaactggacattattgaaaaggtagactccaaccccacagtcccgcacgtgttaatagcaaaggaactgggaattgcaacatccacattaagtacaatattaaacaagctgaacaatcttctttctcaagctgcgaaaacgtcacatagtattaaatgcctgaaaaaaggataatacgccgatgtccaagaaccattaggtaatagaaagtttgtacatgtgtagttcattaaaaatatctgcatttgctaataaaactgttgctttgagtattttcattagttcttttcttggcttaggcctatgtgtagttaagatttgcttttgagtatgtattaccaatataaaagttttcccatatataaagtttcccctctatagtgaacatataaactactcccttcagattcgttataacagggttttactatagttaattatttcatttgtactgtagaaaacaatttatttttgaatgataaattgggtttttaaatatttcagaatGTTGGGTCATTGTGTACATTCTAGTGGATATCATAGGTATTTTATAACTGTTTctagattttattaaaataatttataatttttataatgtgcGAGTGTTCcaaaaaaagtaactcagttCAGATACACGATAttacaagtttgaatttaatgtGGAGGAACTCACAAagtgtaatttattataatattattatgttgttgttgttgttgttgtttgaaCAAACATGATTTTGCATCCATGTAATGAGCTGAAAATTTACTTCCAAACTAATATCCTTTGTATTGCTAACATTTGTtgaatacttgaaaaaatttattcttatttattgaaAAATCTTCTCAAAAGATGttatgtttataaatcattcaaGAAGTTTTACCAAAATGTTCATAACCCTGCCCATGTATTaagccttgtttttttttttggcaatgtgATTTCGTACAGCATGATCTCTATTTGCAGTAGGTAGGTAGGTATgaaatgaaacaaatataaattaaagtttggTGCTAAAACAACTAATAATAATTGTTAAGAACATATATTATTAATACGTATTGGATAATAGATAACTTTGAGGCACCTGCGTACTACATTCCTTGATACTAGCAGGtacagtatattttatttatttatacattgtaATATACACATTAACACCCATGAAGAAATTGCTAGGATGTGCACAACAAAGGACAaacaattacagtaaaaatacAAGACAAATAAGAAGTTAGTATAAACCTGAAATGAAGGATaccatatctatttttttatgaaatagtgTTGGCAACATGTCCATTATGCAGATTTTTTGTTCTACATAGTGGTATAGAATATTTATGTTCAGTTATTACTTATTATAAATAGCGAAAATGAGCATTTCCAGTTTTGTTCGGGGGTCAAGAACTCTACTTGGACTTGATACAAAAACTTGCTCTaatgaaaaattacaatattgtgaGATGGTGTCTTGTACCTAGGAGTATAGAAATATGGAATTaattctaacatttttttttttcacccctttcaGAAACTAGGGTCCTACAGAAGATAATGTTTCAGTGTCATATAATGTTTGGATGGTTATTGTGTCAGTTTTGACTTGTGGCAGAAAGATGCATGGCTAAATGAAGGATGTAATAACAGTTTGTATTGGAGCATGCTCTAGTTGTTTAGCTGTATTGAACTTGCTCAAGAGTCGATACTGATTCTCCTTGTACATTCTGTTCTGCTGTGTAGGTAACACGCCAGTATCATAATGCAGACATCAGCCTTACCAAACGGTACAAGTGTGTCGGTTGTCCGTACGTCAGCAACAGCAAGAGCCAGTTCCTGTACCACAAGCAGTTCCATCGACCTCGTGGCGCTCTGTTCAAGTGTAGTTTCTGCTCGTACAACGTGAGCAGACGTCACTTGCTGCACCAGCACCTGAGGGTTCACGGCATTCTCGTGCCCCCGCAGAAGTCCCCTGCCAAGTCGCCGCAGAGCCCCGACAAGGATCAGCAGGACTTGAGCGATGAAGTCGCAGACGAGATAGAAGAGGTGTCGCTGGTGTCGCCGAGCAAAGTGCCACAAAAGCAGGCCCTGGACACCCGACGCTTGCCGCACATACCGCTCGTGTGGGTGTCCCGGTCCGGCAAGTTCTTCAAAATGTTCAAGTGCAGGTTTTGTCCCCATGTTAACGTGCGCAAAATAAACATACAAGAACATGAAAAGATGCATCGTGTGCGTAGGAGGAATGCCAGCGCGGTTCAAGACAGTGTGAAGGAAGATGGTTCCCACACGCCGCAAGTACAGCAGCACCGCTGTCCGGACTGCAACTACAGTTGCAACAATGCCGGTGTCCTCTCGTCGCACTCCAAAGTGCACCAGGGCATGCAAGGCCAGGTGCATTGCTTGGTTGATGCAACGAAGAGTGATGCAGCGCAGCTACGAGAGCTGAACACATCTCTCATGGACTTTGTGTGCGCCACATCTCAAGAAGACAAGGAACACAGGGAGGAACTAGCAAACTTGCAGTTCAACATTCAGAACACTTTGGTGAATGGTGATTCGTTCGATAAAAGTGAAGAGGAAGCCAAGCGAATTTTGTATTTCTGTTCCCAGTGCCCTGCAAGGTTCCTTTTCGAGAAAGAATTGAACATTCACGTAAGATTTCACGAGATTCGGTTGGCTCATCGTTGTGAATCATGTTCGTACACTGCGAGGCAGCGACATCACCTCCTGTCGCACCTCAAAGTTCATTCTGATGAATATCAGGAGAAAACAGATACTTTGGTCACTATGTACGAAACTTCAGAGCGACACACACGACCGCAAACGGACAAGATTCCAGATCAGTCCACATCCTTATGGGTTGTTGTGGACTCGCTAAATGATGTCAATTTTGTCGATGTCTCCAGTGTGAATAGCAGTCAGGATGGCAGTCGTGCAGAAACTGCAGGTACTCCATCCGAGTCGAAGAACCCGACTCGACAGTTTGCCTGCGGCTTGTGCCCAGCCAAGTTTTTTAAAAGTGTAGCGTTAGAGTACCACAAGTCACTTCACGGGGGGACGGGACAGTACAAATGCTCGCACTGTACGTATGCAGTTAAATCTCACGGCAACCTGGTAAAACACCAGACTGTGCACAAGTCGATGCCTAAAGAAATAACACCCGCTGCTAAGGAATATGCTTCTCCTAACCCAGTTCCCTTGTCTGGTACAGATCTGTTCCAACAGAAAGAGGCTCAAAAGCAGATAGCTTCGAAAGAAAACATGAACATCAGTAACAATTACAAGAAGCAAGCTGCCGGGTATGCATCCTTGCCCTGTGATCCACAGTTTGGCATCCTGATGCATGGAAACCCAGACTTCATCTATCCTACGTACCTAAAAAATGGCCGGCTCAAAGAAAAGAGGTACAAATGCCACAAATGTCCATCAGCATTTGAGAAACGAGAACAGTACAAGGTTCATCTGTCCCTCCATGGTTCTAAACAAAGATATAAATGTGAGAAGTGTGATTATTCTGTGAAATATTACGCAAATTACATCCAACACATGAAAAAGCACCAGACGAATGACGAAGCACAAGCAGCTCGTAGAAAAGAGAAAGGGCTGGAGGAAACTGGCGATACGAACATTGAAGCAAGGGAAATGCGTGAGGAGGCAGCAGTGTTTGAGAAGGCTGTCACACCATTGAAAGCTCACGCTGGTAAAGTTATCGGCTCGTCAGTGGACAAACAGGGTAACCTGACCGTAGCTGAACGACAGTATCTTCTGCTCCAGCAGCACAGGCGGTTGAACAGCAACAGTTTGCGAGAAGACGAGCAGCGTAAAGTGTTCATGTGTCCCCACTGCCCGTACTCGAGTCTGCGGCGAGATGGTCTGGAGAGCCACATCAAGCGACACATGGCCGTCTCGGGCGTGTGCAGCTCGTATGTGTGTTCGCATTGCGACTATACAGCCCTTCAGCTTCATTTCCTGAGGGAGCATAACAAAGTGCACTTTCTCTCTCCAAAAAAATCGCGAGCAGAAGCGTACATGAAGTGTGACTGTATAGAACTGTGGGGTTGTGAGGTTCCAGTCACGCATGAAACACCTGAAGTTGAAAATGGTAAACTTTCGGATAAAAAGTTGATATTTCGAGATTGTGGGTCAGCTGCCAGCGAAGGTGAAAGATTTTGCCCACGCCTGCCTCCGGACGTTCTTTGTGGGAAAGAAGAGTCCGACAGTGAGAAAATATATCTGGATTTCAAAACGTGGGGTCTTGTGCCGGAAGAAGAAATTGAACCCGCGGACGGGAAGTCGAAGGAATGTGTACACGATGAGGCTAAGTCACAAAGCAGGGAGAAAAATGTTGGCTGCCAACCACACAGCAGAGAAACGCAAACGCTGCCTTCACCTATGAAAGGCATGGGGGGAAATGAAACGTCGGGGAATCGTGAAAACCCCCAGAAGAGAAGAAAATGTGAAGCAATACTGTCTAACAAAAAGACTGGTAAAGTTCCTAAATTAGGAGATAAAAAAGTGTGTAATTTTGGTGGTGAGTTTCACCAGAGTAACACAGATAAAGAAGAGAATGGAGCAGAAGCAGCCACACTGTCACAAAGTAATTTTATATTGGCTGACGAAAGTAGTGTAGCTGTTAAAGCAATGAATATAGTTCATGGTATCGTTGCAGCACCTGTAGAAGTACAAGTCAATGACATTGAGAACGAAAATTCTTcctcatcatcgtcatcatcctCATCTTCTTCATCTTCCACATCCTCCACTTCTTCATcatcctcttcctcctcttcatCTTCATCCTCCTCATCTTCTTCAAGCTTGACCTCATCCTCAAACAGCAATGGAAGTAAGTCTGAATCATCGAGTAGCTCTGACATTAAGAAAACTGATCATGTAGACATCAACATTCTGAACCCCAATCTTTCTGAAGACAGTGAAAGTGAGGAAGATAAATTGTAAAAACTTATTCTTAGATAAACTGTGTACTAACTTCACTGACtgcatttacattttttaagaatattgtgtAATTAtataatgtgtatatatatgtaaaacactatttaattaaaattcctgTTATTGTTTGACATGAAAAAGATTTCATCTGAAAAAAAGTTCAAGTATTATTAGCACAGTTAAAGTGGtttcacacaaatattttttttaaggacttATCCAACCTgttttgtaattaatattgttGGATTACATTTTTTAGGAATATATTGACTTGTCAAACATAATAAGAtagattttcacatttttttgttaCCATGAACTGTATGATAATGCATGCTTGCATTTACACTTGGTTACTTGTGCAACATTTGACTGTTACAAACAGTTAACTTAACCATTTTCAGGTAATGTAAAAATTTGCTATGCACAGAGTAAAATTTGCTATGCACCTGTTGTAAGCTCATTGTTCAAAGATTCATTGATCAAAATTTTGTTACAGTAATGTCTGTGTGTAACACTGCACTGAGTGAAAATCTTTTATTATCCTACAGGTTGCATTATCTCTGAGAACATACACtgtacagaaggaaaaaaaaaactagaagtaAATTACTGTATTACTTGCATACTGTATAAAGTTGCATTTATTCACCCAGATACTActactccacccccccccccccccacaccaccattttttttccacaaaaaaatccTTAGCTTTCCGGCCACAGGATTGTTGGCAGATAGCTACCGCAATGTGTTGCCAGATGGATGAACTAGGGCTGAACAGTGGGATAAAGGTGCGCACTCCAGTATCGCTGCCCACGTCCCCTTGTAGAGATGAGAATCAGATTTGGAAAGGGTTGAAAATGAGGATAACACCACCAGgaaacattacacacacacattaaaaacCTCTCGAACAACAGTTTCGTAACAAATGGTGAAGATCAGTCTTTGTCTCCAAGCAGCATGCACAAATTTTCCTTAAGCTTCCTCGTCCCCTTATGTTCAGCCAGCAAGAACAACCACGCAGAACACTCAAAAAACAAAGGAACTGACAACAATTATGTCTTTGTCGCAAATTGCAGGCTCTGTGAAAGTTAGAAGCAGGCTGTGGCTCCTAAGAAGGTAAACTTAAATTTAGTAGGACCTTGACTGCAAAAGATTCAAACGTAATACCTGGGTAGATGTTCATGCAATTATTTCAAGAACTTATGTGATTATCTGATTAGTAGTAGTTGTTTATTtggtaaattttttaatcaatttatgTGCACAAGATTCCCTGTCTACTCTGCCACTGAGCAGGAACACTACCTATTTTAGATTAAAGAATAACGAGTGTAGTTTGTATGAAGCGTACAAAGTTTTAATACCAATTTACATCAGTAAGTACCCTCATGCAGCCGTACCCTATTTTTTTGCATTATGAAGggagaaataaaaatatacttttctatAGTAGAAGCAGCTTAAGTACAGTAACCAGGAGTGGTGGTTTGTGTACAGTAAATGCAAAACtgtcaaaaatattaacaattctTATGAGAAGTTAACAAAATACtgtatagtatttttatctgCTATTTAGaaactgcaaaaataaaatttttctgttgtAGTCACAGTTCGGCATCGGATGCACATCATACCATTGTTTTCATGCTGTGAAAGGGTACAACGGCTTCTTCTCAAACAGCCTAGCAATGGGGACCTTTAAAGTGCTCCCAACTGTATGGTTAGGGAAGAGAGTGTGCTAGAAGGGGCTTTTACAATAGAGTTATGGGTCAGCAAGCCATTCAGACTCAATCGGTTGCAGTTGGTCATTAAAGAATTTTGGTGTTCATTTGGCAACAGTATTTAAAGATTTAGTTAATATGATGTAATGAATACGTTTTTGAATAAGCTTATTTGCTTTTACAGATGTCATGGGTGTAAATTAATTTCAACAGCTTACTTTGTTGTGGTCTGTAATATGtgtttatgttaccctaaaattgaataaaaattttgacTTTCATGATTTAAATTGTCCATTAGATGATAAGATATTAAAACTCTGTACTTTTTATCACATAGGGCAATGTTTCTGGATTAATTCTAGTATCCATACTGAAAGTCTACTACATAATTTGCATTTCAGAGAAGCATTTTTGTGTATCGttgcaagaaattatcatttagtaCTTGACTGCACGTTTTTAATGTgatgcacaaggtttgcggcagtaaaCTCTTAATATTTTACCAAGGAACGTTGACTCTGCCActgcacaaaatttcaaatttgggATAACTTTTCATGTACTAAACACCTTCGCTTCCTAAGGGTGTAAATCGTTCCAGCCTAACCACTTCAGCACCGTTTCAGGAAAGTACCCACTAAGCAGCTTGGAACGGTAAGATCTCTTGTACCAGACTCTCATAACGTTATACAAATTTAAAGCAGAAGAAATATACAACTACGTTtgttgaaatatttatattatatgtattgttacgaacgcagacagtaCCGCGACGTGTCAATCTCGGAGCGGGCTCACGGCCCTGCACTGCCACAAGGCCTCCACTGACATAAGGCTAACCACGCGCGCCTAGTCAGACtacaagggtcatcgctacccccctccccccctctgctcactgcgcatcgtcctgcctcggagccattatctatcgctgagcaaCCTTGGGAATTCCACAGGCCACCGTGTGGACGAGCGTCGCTATTCTCGATGCTTCGGGCATCGGGTCAGCACGGGATGACGCTACTCGTTACAGCTGCCCGTGTCAGTTCTAGAAGGGTGCCACAGACTACTCAAGCAGGGTAGCTGGCCTCTTGGGGCGACAGTCTCTCGCGACGGTGAGTGCTACGAATGTAACGGGAGTTCCGCGTTGAGTCACCGTGAGCGAGGGGAAATACAACTTGGTATACgtatcagggtggccactctaaATGGAATTCTAAATTCCTGGTTATTTCAAGGTTTTAGAGGCtctgaatttaaaaattccaggTTTTGCGTTCAAATAACAAGTCCCGttggaaaatttaataaaattaacaagcaaatttattaattaatgtcaTGCGTGTATTACATTCAAAACCACCATAAGAATTTCTTGCTTGTTTTAATCGCTTAAGAACACTACTATGCATACTCATATAAGATATTCCAAGACTACATAGATGTAGAACAAGCTacttattttcttttgtaaaaccattaataaaTTGAAGAGTTAAAATTGTTAAGTATATTATGGGACACAGCTACTTTTACAGCTGACAAGCTCAATTTTTTGCACAATGATTTTAAAAAGTTAGTTTTAAAGCATCCAAATATTTCAGTCACTCACTTCAAAGGAATCTCCAATTATATACTTATGACTTATGTACACACAACATATATTGTTTAAGAAAATGTTTTGCTAGTAAATTACAAGTTCGCAAAACTACTACATTTAACCATATTTTGTGTGCTCATATATATTAATTCTGCCTCTTTCTTAGCTTCACTCAGTAACTTTGTCTCCAAATCACCTATCTAGCACGGCAATTCTTCTCTATTGCTACATTTTATTGCAATTGGTTAATTATTTGACTTTTCCTCCATGCTATTCACATAAGCATGGGCAATTCAGCTTGCCTTGCAGCAAGAGATGTATGTTTCTAACTGCTTGAACTCCTGCATTTATCACTGTCATACCCTTGTCTTATGGCATCATACACTAGTCTAGTTTTCTTCCAAGTCCCAAATAATTTGTTGGTTTTATTCTGGAGTATATTCCAGTCTTTGATGTGACAAATCATAGTAATTGTTTACGGCCGGAtctcatttattattaccgatgCTGAAAATCTTcagatgtacaaaaaaaaaaacaagaaagaaaagaaattgaGTACACACTTTGTCCCCTTAAAGGCTAATCAAAACACTGGCAACCCATAGTGTTATCTTAACGTATCACATATCTCACACCACTGTTTTTCACTCAAAAATGGTATTTAAGTGACAGTTCATAGACACagtgtgtagtttttcaactaagctgttgtAAACAGTGCCAAAAAGAAAAGGCACACAGCGCTCAAAAATTGCATAAGTTACTCAGTTTTTAGGCACGATGaacagtttttcaactaagctctttTCAACTTGCTAGACAATTCCCGATGGCTTTCAATAATTAACAAGTTACGGTTTTccaggcaacaaaaaaaaaattcccagctATTTCAAGGTTTCCCGATTTTCATGGTCAGGTGGCCACCCTGGCATATAAACATAATTCATTTTTAGTAATAAACTAATTGACAACaatgtagtttttttaaaataaacattgtaAATACATGCAGCAGTCTCAACTAACCAAACTCAGATTATCTGTTATGTACATATTTGTTCCTCGTAGACTTGATCTAACCGTTATTGAAAGCC encodes:
- the LOC134537774 gene encoding uncharacterized protein LOC134537774 isoform X3, with protein sequence MASPSMVHRAGDGLVVRSVVSGEPLYGGGAEPPEPDPEPLEPDPDLPQCKIKRNYSCPSCAFYSQNPRSYLYHLKEVHRQKIRVYECPDCLYASKHSQKLQRHVHMVHVVGRARFRKRKPQPPPPPPPPPPPPPPPPAAAAQEFPCSACSFSSRSRTLVARHERVAHLKKKFYRCGKCSYVTHMKARYTKHVKYHSMPMIKCDLCDFRTPYKWNLDRHSKNHMGDGAFRCSLCNFAADIKQSLTVHEMNHHVPPAGAAPGAGAGAGRRRNKVGASDSAPPQLIDARELELLRLEREDSGDACQVSNSESDTMIGSENNISDGDVGKNSEKECAKNIMNSVLGAVGNRRVKLAMKKYRQLTSQEQNERHNFQSDFIHPDDIIHHKNGNVYIKNLKCKLCSFKAAWEGEMARHELKVHGVKRQGVPKPAAKKAPRPVPNLIPIQNKTSPPRNCASPTLPILRVPTVKGRSNSSSRRGSDTEAPESCMSERDLNEICAKSCPTSSLKDFASLMGGEDAFKTADDETVSKRSGVPSASKVDVELGSEAPPKESCGSPACEASVFKKKNASFFDKLKEKLVAAETCNLVCSRCGHESKCLSELVRHQQSHGEQDSGPGPDAADGTSSVPVASGAELSSTRCRHCRQRCKTSSALVVHLQSCAEASKKKLQDRLLREQSAIFEDEEEVGDVEIKQEAEDPEESRGPHPMENKVFVWNSFPQSREACSNADDESRNASGRSKSPVSDGSLVGVETAPGYGAVTRKITRQVVSKPVLKDSGKAAVAVKKVFKCPHCLFWASTASRFHVHIVGHLNRKPFECSQCAYRSNWRWDITKHIRLKSARDAGHGRARVLMTDETGRRNYSKYNKHLTVMRVQGSGAESSGRRSRESAPAGLRPPPPLRAARTLFPSQPGSESKRTLWKCKKCNYRDVSRELVLAHVKQHYQQRSQAANSDSSERHCRLKHSGDVRVLLGRRAGTAEGEDPCSASEHGGDLHRQLQHFQAQSGSCEKCPFVANSVDELTSHMEQHMSRPGAIFKCYYCPFYVSSKRELLQHMSLHGVPEPDSAQSKLASKSNTSKSAEGETREVTRQYHNADISLTKRYKCVGCPYVSNSKSQFLYHKQFHRPRGALFKCSFCSYNVSRRHLLHQHLRVHGILVPPQKSPAKSPQSPDKDQQDLSDEVADEIEEVSLVSPSKVPQKQALDTRRLPHIPLVWVSRSGKFFKMFKCRFCPHVNVRKINIQEHEKMHRVRRRNASAVQDSVKEDGSHTPQVQQHRCPDCNYSCNNAGVLSSHSKVHQGMQGQVHCLVDATKSDAAQLRELNTSLMDFVCATSQEDKEHREELANLQFNIQNTLVNGDSFDKSEEEAKRILYFCSQCPARFLFEKELNIHVRFHEIRLAHRCESCSYTARQRHHLLSHLKVHSDEYQEKTDTLVTMYETSERHTRPQTDKIPDQSTSLWVVVDSLNDVNFVDVSSVNSSQDGSRAETAGTPSESKNPTRQFACGLCPAKFFKSVALEYHKSLHGGTGQYKCSHCTYAVKSHGNLVKHQTVHKSMPKEITPAAKEYASPNPVPLSGTDLFQQKEAQKQIASKENMNISNNYKKQAAGYASLPCDPQFGILMHGNPDFIYPTYLKNGRLKEKRYKCHKCPSAFEKREQYKVHLSLHGSKQRYKCEKCDYSVKYYANYIQHMKKHQTNDEAQAARRKEKGLEETGDTNIEAREMREEAAVFEKAVTPLKAHAGKVIGSSVDKQGNLTVAERQYLLLQQHRRLNSNSLREDEQRKVFMCPHCPYSSLRRDGLESHIKRHMAVSGVCSSYVCSHCDYTALQLHFLREHNKVHFLSPKKSRAEAYMKCDCIELWGCEVPVTHETPEVENGKLSDKKLIFRDCGSAASEGERFCPRLPPDVLCGKEESDSEKIYLDFKTWGLVPEEEIEPADGKSKECVHDEAKSQSREKNVGCQPHSRETQTLPSPMKGMGGNETSGNRENPQKRRKCEAILSNKKTGKVPKLGDKKVCNFGGEFHQSNTDKEENGAEAATLSQSNFILADESSVAVKAMNIVHGIVAAPVEVQVNDIENENSSSSSSSSSSSSSSTSSTSSSSSSSSSSSSSSSSSSLTSSSNSNGSKSESSSSSDIKKTDHVDINILNPNLSEDSESEEDKL